A genomic stretch from Thermococcus sp. MV5 includes:
- a CDS encoding AMP-binding protein → MTGVVLGDINTNDLRYTAEKACETTEFWKEKFMETNIDELTPKSLLSATDKIFITPHDLYSTDKLWPTYIKNVEIFHGVMRTSGTTGDPKRVPFTHDDKKRYRRQARSWAIEYLEGSIMASFTAPLPSSSGVFAIEGFSDANIRYHQIPIQYLRMRDALIKELRGIGATGIFGLTAAVYNLSLTLPEDIRNDIQLIIMGGETLTKELAKVVLDNFPNAVIFDVFASTEDGLTGYRLITKKKVTPFTFSDSLIALKQTKDEEYKEYHEIYITKVMKEGELTGLPLFNYKIGDLAKVVDGRIVNVIREKDTISLAGAKLHIDQVIDIVHRYPSLIDFVIIYHPLSPENPKPKATIRVGYMGEKPAGVEDEIRELIYEANNPVRYEVEEAKSSELRIEAVPAKEVRKNLPQKPGKTKRIFIVGKDI, encoded by the coding sequence ATGACAGGGGTAGTGCTTGGAGATATTAATACCAACGATTTGAGATATACAGCTGAAAAAGCATGCGAAACTACAGAATTCTGGAAAGAAAAATTCATGGAGACGAATATTGATGAATTGACTCCCAAAAGCCTACTTTCAGCTACTGACAAAATCTTCATAACACCCCACGATTTGTACAGTACAGATAAACTGTGGCCCACATATATAAAGAATGTGGAAATCTTCCACGGGGTGATGAGAACAAGTGGAACTACTGGGGATCCAAAAAGAGTACCTTTTACACATGATGACAAAAAGAGATATCGCCGTCAAGCTCGTTCTTGGGCCATAGAATACCTAGAAGGGTCTATTATGGCATCGTTTACCGCTCCATTACCGTCTTCATCCGGAGTTTTTGCAATTGAAGGATTTTCAGATGCAAACATTAGGTATCATCAAATTCCCATCCAATATCTGCGAATGAGGGATGCACTAATAAAGGAACTAAGAGGAATAGGGGCCACAGGAATATTTGGATTAACTGCTGCAGTATACAATCTCAGTCTAACCCTCCCAGAAGATATAAGAAATGACATTCAACTCATAATTATGGGTGGAGAAACTCTAACAAAAGAGTTAGCAAAAGTAGTTCTTGATAACTTTCCAAATGCAGTAATTTTTGATGTATTTGCAAGCACAGAGGATGGGCTAACCGGGTATAGATTAATCACAAAGAAAAAAGTAACTCCATTTACCTTCTCAGATTCTTTAATAGCTCTTAAACAGACTAAAGACGAAGAGTACAAAGAGTATCATGAAATTTATATAACAAAGGTTATGAAAGAGGGAGAGCTTACAGGATTGCCACTGTTTAACTACAAGATTGGTGACTTAGCAAAGGTGGTTGACGGAAGAATTGTAAATGTTATAAGAGAAAAGGACACAATAAGCCTCGCCGGAGCAAAACTCCACATAGACCAAGTTATAGACATAGTTCATAGATACCCCTCCCTAATAGACTTTGTGATAATATATCACCCACTCTCCCCAGAAAATCCAAAACCAAAAGCTACAATAAGAGTAGGATACATGGGAGAAAAACCAGCCGGTGTAGAAGATGAGATAAGAGAGTTGATATATGAGGCAAATAATCCAGTGAGATATGAGGTAGAAGAGGCTAAGTCATCAGAGCTCAGAATAGAGGCAGTTCCAGCAAAAGAAGTTAGAAAGAACTTACCCCAAAAACCAGGAAAGACTAAAAGAATTTTCATCGTTGGAAAAGATATCTGA
- a CDS encoding HD domain-containing protein: MKPKIIHDPIHGSMKISGLILDLIKTPEFQRLRNIKQLGLAYLVYPGANHSRFEHSLGTYSIAKRLAQELGLTEEESTILEAGALLHDIGHGPFSHTFEQIYEHYVREYDHMHLGQNIILGKIDIIDGETEERQFIPEVLEFYGYEPKEVADIILGKYEKRYLGQALHGDVDVDQIDYLIRDAHYTGVAHGIIDLERLLKILRIHNNELVVDEKGVEAVEGMMVARALMYSRVYFHHTVKIAESMLTRALEFALEDGYLWEFWKMTDCRVLVELEDLEDYPAEIVKRIKYRDLFKAALLLNADELTTEEKRELLNIYKDIKKRQELERALANAVGAKEGEILIEFSTADLMLTEPRLKSTEIGVLMHNGEIRPLTKVTPLANALKRRQTPRWVVLIASPAKYVDKIREVWRKVIFS; this comes from the coding sequence ATGAAACCAAAGATAATCCATGATCCCATACATGGGAGTATGAAAATAAGTGGACTCATTTTGGATCTTATAAAGACACCAGAATTCCAAAGGTTAAGAAACATAAAACAATTAGGATTAGCATATCTCGTTTATCCTGGTGCAAATCATTCACGATTTGAACACTCACTTGGAACTTACAGTATCGCAAAAAGACTTGCCCAAGAGCTTGGACTAACTGAGGAAGAGAGTACCATTTTGGAAGCCGGAGCACTTTTACACGATATCGGTCATGGACCTTTCTCACATACTTTTGAACAGATATACGAGCATTATGTAAGAGAATATGATCATATGCATCTAGGACAAAATATAATCCTTGGAAAAATAGATATAATTGATGGGGAGACTGAGGAAAGACAATTTATCCCAGAGGTTTTAGAGTTCTATGGATACGAACCAAAAGAAGTTGCAGATATTATTTTGGGTAAATACGAAAAAAGATACCTTGGACAGGCCCTTCACGGGGATGTAGATGTGGATCAGATAGATTACCTCATTAGAGACGCTCATTATACTGGTGTGGCACATGGAATAATTGATCTCGAAAGACTTCTTAAAATACTTAGAATCCATAACAATGAACTAGTAGTGGACGAAAAAGGAGTAGAAGCTGTAGAGGGTATGATGGTAGCCAGAGCATTAATGTATTCTAGAGTTTACTTCCATCATACTGTGAAAATAGCTGAAAGCATGCTAACACGAGCCCTTGAGTTTGCCCTTGAAGACGGATATTTGTGGGAATTCTGGAAAATGACAGACTGTAGAGTTCTTGTCGAACTTGAAGATCTAGAAGACTATCCAGCAGAAATTGTAAAGCGTATTAAATACCGTGACTTATTCAAAGCAGCATTATTACTAAATGCTGATGAATTAACAACGGAAGAAAAAAGAGAGCTATTGAATATATACAAAGATATTAAAAAACGTCAAGAGCTTGAACGAGCATTGGCAAATGCAGTAGGAGCAAAAGAGGGAGAAATCCTAATAGAATTCTCCACAGCAGATCTAATGCTAACTGAACCACGACTAAAATCCACAGAAATTGGAGTATTAATGCACAATGGAGAAATAAGACCCCTCACCAAAGTTACTCCCCTTGCAAATGCCCTAAAACGGAGACAAACACCCAGATGGGTAGTGTTAATTGCATCACCCGCCAAATACGTTGATAAAATAAGAGAAGTCTGGAGAAAAGTCATCTTCAGCTGA
- a CDS encoding transcriptional regulator yields the protein MEKERLLRIVEGIFKGTGFKVARMEFRGSCFDLAASRLFLLLFVKVLQNIDSLSEAQAEDLKRLAKLFEASPLIIGLKSKNEELEEGVVYERYGLYALNPQTLYDVLVQNELPAIFAERGGFYVRVDGKYLKELRETRGYSVGELAELLGVSRKSLQNYEKGEQAMSLEIALRLEEIFDAPVAKPIDILNSRVEAKMRVEPETELEREIFRRLETFGMGVVKIKKAPFDAISKEEGLKILTGISERKTTSTVRRAQMVNEVSKIIHSDGLFILEKTKTEVVGEVPLIPKEKLDEIKDADELMEMIEELKKEIKRKIFS from the coding sequence ATGGAAAAAGAAAGATTATTGCGGATTGTTGAAGGTATCTTCAAAGGCACTGGATTTAAAGTTGCTAGAATGGAATTTAGAGGATCATGTTTTGATTTAGCTGCTAGTAGATTATTTTTACTTCTATTTGTGAAGGTTCTTCAGAATATTGATTCTCTCAGTGAAGCCCAAGCTGAGGATCTAAAACGATTAGCAAAGCTTTTTGAGGCTTCGCCACTTATTATAGGTCTTAAATCAAAGAATGAAGAGCTTGAAGAGGGGGTAGTTTATGAGAGATATGGACTCTATGCGTTGAATCCTCAAACGCTCTATGATGTGCTTGTTCAGAATGAGCTTCCCGCAATTTTTGCTGAGAGGGGGGGATTCTATGTTAGAGTCGATGGAAAGTATCTGAAGGAACTGAGAGAGACTCGTGGTTATAGTGTCGGAGAACTTGCTGAATTGCTTGGAGTTTCGAGGAAAAGTCTTCAAAATTATGAAAAAGGAGAGCAGGCTATGAGTCTTGAAATTGCCCTGAGGTTGGAGGAGATCTTTGATGCTCCCGTTGCAAAGCCAATTGATATTCTTAACTCAAGAGTTGAGGCTAAAATGAGAGTAGAACCTGAGACGGAATTAGAGAGAGAAATATTTAGACGTTTAGAGACCTTTGGCATGGGTGTTGTTAAGATTAAAAAGGCACCCTTTGATGCAATCTCTAAGGAGGAGGGCCTAAAAATACTCACTGGTATAAGTGAGAGAAAAACCACTTCAACAGTGAGAAGAGCCCAAATGGTAAATGAAGTGAGCAAGATCATTCATAGTGATGGTCTTTTTATTCTTGAAAAGACAAAAACTGAGGTTGTAGGGGAAGTTCCATTGATTCCCAAAGAAAAACTTGATGAAATTAAGGATGCAGATGAGTTAATGGAAATGATTGAAGAGCTTAAAAAAGAGATAAAAAGGAAGATATTCAGCTGA
- a CDS encoding DUF257 family protein has translation MIEMLERILDNLKWGETVLVEHSTYTPTSKLFHLILNWAKERGYLILIDDILDTLNVYKQHMKIAGLETKMLDESKVIKIRGIQKTGNIIGYISRSDIPVLNKRYQEIFENYFNRERVINCVLGYEKLLITSGSKEEVLQNLITQVMPFIGFEKRIAFYYIPTNVLERAFPEALPLIESVSTTIIKLDKAGKNILFSIVKSIDNELDGIELRI, from the coding sequence ATGATTGAAATGTTAGAGAGGATTCTAGATAATCTTAAATGGGGGGAAACCGTTTTAGTAGAACACTCTACATATACCCCAACTTCAAAACTCTTTCATTTAATACTAAACTGGGCCAAAGAGCGAGGATACCTAATCCTTATTGACGATATCCTCGATACTCTTAATGTTTACAAACAACACATGAAAATTGCAGGACTAGAAACCAAGATGCTAGACGAAAGTAAAGTCATCAAAATTAGAGGAATTCAGAAGACGGGCAATATTATAGGATATATAAGCCGAAGTGATATACCTGTGCTTAATAAAAGGTATCAAGAGATTTTTGAAAATTATTTCAATAGAGAAAGGGTTATCAACTGTGTTTTAGGTTATGAAAAACTATTAATCACATCTGGTTCCAAAGAAGAAGTACTACAAAACCTTATAACCCAAGTTATGCCATTTATTGGATTTGAAAAGAGGATAGCCTTCTACTACATCCCAACAAACGTCTTAGAGAGAGCTTTTCCTGAAGCACTCCCTCTAATTGAAAGCGTTTCCACAACGATTATTAAACTGGATAAAGCTGGGAAAAATATCTTATTCTCAATTGTCAAATCGATAGACAATGAGCTTGATGGTATAGAGCTCAGGATTTAG
- the tiaS gene encoding tRNA(Ile2) 2-agmatinylcytidine synthetase TiaS — protein sequence MKLHIGIDDTDSPEGMCTTYLGALLYKEISKIAEPLDLPKLIRLNPNVPYKTRGNGAVAMSFDAKEEDIPKIKNLVLGIVKELSDFSHQNTNPGVVFIEGDISKKLERFAYRAIWEHLDITEAEDIAEGLNAEIHKFRLGRGIIGALAAIGHPLKVFTYELLAYRTREFWGTVRKVNKESVFAVDHLTYPFTYDNVDLSKGSVLITPHGKDPVLVGIRGIDKNKVMWAFENIIFKEPIDFFQIYKTNQNTDDHLRFKKIGELKPLESAIVRGKVIKKYWEKGRHVFFEICDESGTLRVAAFEPTKGFRKYVRMLIEGDEIIAAGGVKEFNGVLTLNLEKFYPIKLAEKITYEKPKCPKCKGTMKSKGEYLKCKKCGYKMKKVLIPKRIPRELKRKIYEVPPDARKHLSRPLVLPTAEDRILDVLKLKK from the coding sequence GTGAAACTCCACATAGGTATCGACGATACAGACTCTCCCGAGGGGATGTGCACCACATATTTAGGAGCTTTATTATATAAAGAGATCTCCAAGATAGCGGAGCCTTTAGATCTACCAAAATTGATCAGGCTAAACCCCAATGTACCTTACAAAACCCGTGGGAATGGGGCCGTTGCGATGAGTTTTGATGCCAAGGAAGAAGATATACCTAAAATAAAAAATCTTGTGTTAGGAATAGTAAAAGAACTTTCAGACTTTTCTCATCAGAATACTAACCCAGGTGTTGTTTTTATTGAAGGTGACATTTCTAAAAAGCTAGAAAGATTTGCATACCGAGCTATTTGGGAGCATTTAGATATAACGGAAGCTGAAGATATTGCAGAGGGATTAAATGCTGAAATTCATAAATTCAGGTTAGGACGAGGGATAATCGGGGCATTGGCAGCCATTGGTCACCCACTCAAAGTCTTTACTTATGAACTCCTTGCTTATCGGACAAGAGAGTTTTGGGGAACTGTCAGAAAGGTCAATAAAGAAAGTGTCTTTGCAGTAGATCATCTTACATACCCATTTACCTACGACAATGTTGACCTATCCAAGGGCAGTGTCTTAATAACCCCTCATGGTAAAGATCCCGTGTTGGTTGGAATTAGAGGAATAGATAAAAATAAAGTTATGTGGGCCTTTGAAAATATTATTTTTAAAGAACCCATTGATTTCTTCCAGATTTACAAAACTAATCAGAACACAGATGATCATCTAAGATTCAAAAAAATTGGGGAGTTAAAACCCTTAGAGAGTGCTATAGTGAGAGGAAAAGTGATAAAAAAGTACTGGGAAAAAGGACGTCATGTCTTTTTTGAGATATGTGATGAGAGTGGAACCCTAAGAGTGGCGGCATTTGAGCCCACAAAAGGATTTAGAAAATATGTAAGAATGCTCATTGAGGGAGATGAAATAATCGCTGCTGGTGGAGTAAAAGAATTCAATGGTGTGTTAACCCTCAACCTCGAAAAGTTTTACCCTATAAAACTAGCTGAAAAAATAACATATGAAAAACCAAAATGTCCAAAATGTAAAGGTACTATGAAGAGTAAGGGAGAGTATCTAAAGTGCAAAAAGTGCGGATACAAAATGAAAAAAGTCTTAATCCCCAAAAGGATTCCACGAGAACTTAAAAGAAAGATCTATGAAGTACCTCCAGATGCTCGAAAGCACCTCTCTCGACCATTGGTCCTCCCAACGGCAGAGGACAGGATCTTAGACGTATTAAAATTAAAAAAGTAG
- the purB gene encoding adenylosuccinate lyase, with translation MAIHPIDYRYGSEEMKRIWEEENKLQKLLDVEAALARAHAQLGNIPKESAKIISERANTKWVRVERVQEIEEEIHHDIMAVVKALSEVCGEHGKYIHLGATSNDIIDTANALLIKESLEIVLKDLKELRTILKRLAKEHKYTVCIGRTHGQHAVPTTYGMKFAIWLDEIQRHIERIEEAKKRVLVGQMSGAVGTMASFGEMGLKIQELLMKDLGLKSALISNQIIQRDVYAELMSILAIIASTLDKIALEIRNLQRTEILEISEPFGKKQVGSSTMPHKRNPIRSEKISGLARVIYSNVIPALLNNPLWHERDLTNSSVERVILPETFVLLDEMLKNMKKVLLGLEFFPENIRKNLYLTKNLIMAEPLMLKLTEKGVGRQEAHELVRRLAMKAFRENRDLLEVLSESEEVREYLTDDDLASLKPENYIGMAPQIVDNVIAYVEEKEKTEES, from the coding sequence ATGGCTATTCATCCAATCGATTATAGGTATGGTAGTGAAGAAATGAAACGTATCTGGGAGGAAGAAAATAAACTACAAAAACTTCTCGATGTTGAGGCTGCTTTAGCTAGGGCTCATGCACAACTAGGTAACATTCCTAAAGAAAGTGCAAAGATAATTAGTGAAAGGGCTAACACTAAGTGGGTGAGAGTTGAAAGGGTTCAGGAGATTGAGGAGGAAATACATCACGATATAATGGCCGTAGTTAAAGCTCTGAGTGAAGTTTGTGGAGAACATGGGAAATACATCCATCTTGGGGCTACTTCCAATGACATAATAGATACTGCAAATGCTCTTCTAATTAAAGAGTCTTTGGAGATTGTCCTAAAGGATTTAAAAGAGTTGAGGACAATTTTGAAGAGACTTGCAAAAGAGCACAAGTATACCGTGTGCATAGGAAGAACTCACGGCCAGCATGCGGTTCCAACGACATATGGAATGAAATTTGCAATATGGCTTGATGAAATACAGAGACACATAGAAAGAATTGAAGAAGCAAAAAAGAGAGTCTTAGTGGGACAAATGAGTGGTGCTGTCGGGACAATGGCCTCTTTTGGTGAAATGGGCTTAAAAATCCAGGAATTACTCATGAAAGACCTTGGTCTTAAATCTGCTCTAATAAGCAACCAAATAATCCAGAGAGATGTATATGCAGAACTTATGAGTATCTTGGCTATTATAGCATCTACTCTTGATAAAATCGCTCTTGAGATAAGAAATCTTCAGAGAACCGAAATTTTGGAGATTAGTGAGCCATTTGGAAAGAAACAAGTGGGTTCTTCCACAATGCCTCATAAGAGAAATCCAATAAGAAGTGAGAAAATTAGTGGACTCGCGAGAGTTATTTATTCAAACGTTATTCCAGCACTTTTGAATAACCCTCTATGGCATGAGCGAGACCTTACGAATTCCTCCGTTGAACGGGTAATACTTCCAGAGACATTTGTACTCTTAGATGAGATGCTTAAAAACATGAAGAAAGTACTTTTGGGTCTGGAATTTTTCCCAGAGAACATAAGGAAGAACCTTTACCTTACAAAGAACTTAATAATGGCCGAACCATTAATGTTAAAGCTTACTGAGAAAGGCGTGGGGAGACAAGAGGCCCATGAACTCGTAAGGAGACTTGCAATGAAGGCTTTTAGGGAAAATAGGGATTTATTGGAAGTGTTATCTGAAAGCGAAGAAGTAAGAGAATATTTAACAGATGATGACTTAGCATCATTGAAGCCTGAAAACTATATTGGCATGGCCCCTCAGATAGTTGACAATGTCATAGCTTACGTAGAAGAAAAAGAGAAAACTGAAGAGTCTTAA
- the albA gene encoding DNA-binding protein Alba: MAEEHVVFIGKKPVMNYVLAVITQFNEGAKEVSVRARGRAISRAVDVAEIVRNRFLPEVRVKEIKIGTEELPTADGRTANTSTIEIILEKP, from the coding sequence ATGGCAGAGGAACATGTTGTCTTCATAGGAAAGAAGCCTGTTATGAACTATGTGTTAGCTGTAATAACCCAGTTCAACGAGGGTGCTAAAGAAGTTAGCGTTAGAGCAAGAGGTAGGGCTATCAGTAGAGCTGTTGACGTTGCAGAGATCGTCAGAAACAGGTTCCTTCCAGAGGTTAGAGTTAAAGAGATAAAGATAGGCACAGAAGAGCTTCCAACAGCTGATGGAAGAACTGCAAACACATCAACAATTGAGATCATCCTCGAAAAGCCATGA
- a CDS encoding helix-turn-helix domain-containing protein, with protein sequence MEFETIDIRDEKARELAQVLANDTALSILTLLQEKTLSMSEIAKELNIPISTVSYHLDKMVRVSLVEVAGKKYGKRLQEVRLYRASSKPILLLPRRIPTKKRFLRVFEKMQIISLSIAGLLASSVYIVSNKLLKKPQPSIENMTYAVERAPSPTGLETINKTVMPTLTKASPMPYILAVLVFVVSFFLVFRYLLSKRI encoded by the coding sequence GTGGAATTTGAGACGATTGACATCAGAGATGAAAAGGCACGAGAACTCGCCCAAGTTCTAGCTAATGACACTGCTCTTTCAATTCTCACTTTGCTCCAAGAAAAAACACTTTCAATGTCTGAAATAGCGAAAGAACTCAATATTCCGATTTCTACAGTTTCTTATCACTTAGACAAAATGGTGAGAGTTAGTCTTGTTGAAGTAGCTGGAAAAAAGTATGGAAAAAGATTACAAGAGGTAAGACTTTATAGGGCCTCATCAAAGCCTATTTTGCTTCTGCCAAGGAGAATACCAACTAAAAAGCGATTTTTAAGAGTTTTTGAGAAGATGCAGATTATAAGTTTAAGCATAGCTGGATTATTGGCTTCTAGTGTCTACATAGTATCCAATAAGCTTCTTAAAAAACCCCAACCAAGCATTGAAAACATGACATATGCAGTTGAAAGAGCTCCTAGTCCCACAGGCCTTGAAACTATCAACAAAACTGTCATGCCCACATTGACCAAAGCTTCACCAATGCCTTATATTTTAGCAGTTTTGGTTTTTGTGGTAAGCTTTTTCCTAGTTTTTCGATACCTATTGAGCAAAAGAATCTAA
- a CDS encoding cyclic nucleotide-binding/CBS domain-containing protein, with amino-acid sequence MMPKITVEQIVKRKAIVVKPVETVERVAKILAKNKVSSAVVMEKDEIIGIVTDRDILNKVVAKGKDPKEVKVSDIMTKTPITIEYDYDIQDAIELMMEKSVRRLLVTKLGMPMGFVTAADLLAALNTYNQEEEESEEEAGEVYGICEVCGQYAQLHRVVREGYERWVCESCKDMLEG; translated from the coding sequence ATGATGCCAAAAATTACTGTAGAGCAGATAGTTAAAAGGAAAGCAATTGTTGTTAAACCAGTTGAAACTGTCGAACGAGTAGCAAAAATTCTCGCAAAAAACAAAGTTAGTAGTGCAGTTGTTATGGAAAAAGATGAAATTATAGGCATCGTTACTGATAGAGACATACTCAATAAGGTAGTTGCCAAGGGAAAAGACCCCAAAGAAGTCAAAGTAAGCGACATTATGACAAAAACTCCCATAACAATAGAATATGATTATGACATCCAGGATGCAATTGAACTGATGATGGAGAAAAGTGTTAGAAGACTTCTTGTAACAAAATTGGGAATGCCAATGGGCTTTGTAACAGCAGCAGATCTACTTGCAGCTTTAAATACATACAATCAAGAGGAAGAAGAGTCCGAAGAAGAAGCTGGAGAGGTCTACGGAATATGTGAGGTATGTGGTCAATACGCTCAGCTACACAGAGTCGTTCGCGAGGGTTATGAACGTTGGGTCTGCGAGAGCTGCAAGGACATGCTTGAAGGTTGA
- the psmB gene encoding archaeal proteasome endopeptidase complex subunit beta, whose amino-acid sequence MEKKTGTTTVGIKLKDGVVLAADTQASLDHMVETLNIKKILPITDKIAITTAGSVGDLQALARMLEAEARYYQFTWGKPMTAKAMANLLSNILNESKWFPYLVQIIIGGYVEEPTLANLDPLGGLIFDNYTATGSGSPFAIAILEDGYKENISIKKARELAIRAVRTAGKRDVYTGERKIQVVTITEEGMKEEFVEFKD is encoded by the coding sequence ATGGAAAAGAAAACCGGGACAACAACAGTTGGAATTAAGCTAAAGGATGGAGTAGTGTTAGCTGCAGATACTCAGGCTTCTCTTGATCACATGGTAGAAACTCTTAATATAAAGAAAATTCTCCCTATAACCGATAAAATCGCCATAACAACCGCAGGGAGTGTAGGAGATTTACAAGCCTTAGCAAGAATGCTTGAAGCTGAAGCAAGGTACTACCAATTTACATGGGGGAAACCAATGACAGCCAAGGCCATGGCGAATCTCCTCAGCAACATACTTAACGAAAGCAAATGGTTCCCATATCTGGTTCAGATCATAATTGGCGGTTATGTGGAAGAACCAACCTTAGCTAACTTAGACCCCTTAGGAGGTTTAATCTTCGATAATTATACCGCAACAGGATCTGGAAGCCCATTTGCCATAGCAATTCTCGAAGATGGATACAAGGAGAACATAAGTATCAAAAAGGCTCGTGAACTTGCAATAAGGGCTGTTAGAACAGCAGGTAAAAGAGATGTATATACTGGTGAAAGGAAAATACAAGTAGTTACAATAACAGAAGAAGGCATGAAAGAGGAGTTTGTAGAATTTAAAGACTGA
- a CDS encoding DUF4157 domain-containing protein: protein MKNKRVVGIFIILLFLAAFLYHNYSYPSDEAQKVLKIALNISREVERIRELPFKEDPEIKLLTREEALKKWGPSKRDYENIKKWELIYKMTLLVSLEYNLTKTRTKETASWIAVTSGDKVYIISENFFRIGDTSQRVLAHEFTHVLQKQYFNPKYPETLDGSLAVKALVEGDADLTADIYCKIHGIKIEKITSFYLADPPLNFGYFPYVFGDHFVEYLYSIGGWNLVNNAYSNLPQTTQQIMHPELYLNKTLPRKLDIDINESYKILHVDRLGEFYFYLIMITNGVNPDSALTITRAWNGDRVILAENSTHYILIWKSSWRNKKSANEMYKLFTEKARKTEVLKVQITLDGDMLTLRSVLPKQ, encoded by the coding sequence ATGAAAAACAAGCGAGTTGTTGGGATTTTTATAATACTCCTTTTCCTTGCCGCTTTCTTATATCATAACTATTCTTATCCAAGTGACGAAGCACAAAAAGTTCTTAAAATTGCCCTCAATATCTCTAGAGAAGTTGAGAGAATTAGAGAACTTCCTTTTAAAGAAGATCCAGAAATAAAGCTCCTTACTCGAGAAGAGGCCCTCAAAAAATGGGGCCCAAGCAAGAGAGACTACGAGAATATTAAAAAATGGGAACTCATTTACAAAATGACTCTATTAGTGTCTCTAGAATACAATTTAACAAAAACTCGAACTAAAGAAACGGCCTCTTGGATAGCCGTAACTTCAGGTGACAAAGTCTATATTATTTCAGAGAATTTCTTCAGAATAGGAGACACTTCTCAGAGGGTTTTGGCCCATGAATTCACTCACGTTCTTCAGAAACAATACTTTAACCCAAAGTATCCCGAGACACTAGACGGAAGTTTAGCTGTCAAGGCTTTAGTAGAAGGAGACGCAGATTTAACTGCAGACATATACTGCAAAATACATGGGATCAAAATAGAAAAAATAACATCCTTTTATTTAGCAGATCCCCCACTAAATTTTGGCTACTTCCCCTATGTTTTTGGAGATCATTTTGTTGAGTATCTTTATTCCATAGGTGGATGGAACCTTGTTAACAATGCTTACTCAAATCTCCCTCAAACAACTCAGCAAATAATGCATCCTGAGCTCTATTTAAATAAAACTCTCCCTAGAAAACTAGATATTGACATCAATGAAAGTTACAAAATACTCCATGTAGATAGGCTAGGAGAATTTTACTTTTATCTCATTATGATAACAAATGGGGTAAATCCAGACAGCGCTTTGACAATTACACGTGCTTGGAACGGAGATCGTGTTATCCTAGCAGAAAATTCCACTCACTACATACTTATCTGGAAAAGCTCTTGGAGAAATAAAAAGAGTGCAAATGAGATGTACAAATTATTTACAGAGAAAGCCAGAAAAACTGAAGTTCTAAAAGTTCAAATTACGCTGGATGGGGATATGCTTACACTAAGAAGTGTACTCCCAAAACAGTGA